Proteins co-encoded in one Corynebacterium lujinxingii genomic window:
- a CDS encoding VG15 protein — MPLGAAELADYWQIIDQINRMAQADFVALWRMLEAEDKDTLFRGLQAGVPEIVELYRNAQADAAMVFYNTTQGVAYSRAAATTAGRINEAQLEQMLRYAVFGKGVSSPVGLISGAIQQMVLGGGRDYANEAFARAGVGWYRVARADACAFCRMLATRGATEWEPYTSANSAFSKGGPSGYQYHKHCRCIPVLASEYKVPDYVNEWTETYYKASEKVSSTTDFRAILAGMREIDGIKH, encoded by the coding sequence GTGCCACTAGGCGCAGCTGAACTCGCTGACTACTGGCAGATTATCGACCAGATTAACCGCATGGCCCAGGCTGACTTCGTCGCACTGTGGCGGATGCTGGAGGCCGAGGACAAGGACACGCTGTTTCGTGGTCTGCAGGCCGGTGTGCCGGAGATCGTCGAGCTGTACCGCAACGCCCAGGCGGACGCGGCGATGGTGTTCTACAACACCACCCAGGGCGTGGCCTACAGCCGGGCTGCCGCGACGACTGCGGGTCGGATCAACGAGGCCCAACTTGAGCAGATGCTGCGCTACGCAGTATTCGGCAAGGGGGTGTCCTCACCGGTCGGTCTGATTTCGGGTGCGATTCAGCAGATGGTGCTGGGTGGGGGGCGTGACTATGCGAATGAGGCATTCGCCCGTGCCGGGGTGGGGTGGTATCGGGTGGCGCGGGCTGACGCTTGTGCGTTTTGCCGCATGCTCGCCACTCGTGGTGCTACGGAGTGGGAGCCGTACACGTCGGCGAACTCGGCGTTCTCGAAGGGCGGGCCGAGCGGTTACCAGTACCACAAGCACTGCCGGTGTATTCCGGTGCTGGCGTCTGAGTACAAGGTGCCGGACTATGTCAACGAGTGGACGGAGACTTACTACAAGGCGTCGGAGAAGGTGTCGTCGACGACTGATTTCCGGGCGATTCTGGCGGGTATGCGCGAGATCGACGGGATCAAACACTAG
- a CDS encoding phage portal protein, giving the protein MTVPVVMSSGLTEDEARLIGRLQHDLASYRKKNVTKWRYYDGDVELKNMEIAVPSNLVNVDASIGWGGVIVDALEERIDWLGWTADEDQADGLQAVARENRLSTEFNKVKLDSLVTGVGFLEVTAGGAGEPDVIINAVSSSDATYLWDDRANRVSAGLVMKQGPEGEDLLTLYLPDMTVTVVREHGESRVTRHVHNRGRCGLVAFPNKSRAGRTRGQSELTKPVRYAIDHAQRTILEMEYNREIYTTPQKWFANILPEDLGFDPESDAEMSEFERIKKGFDVAMTRAVILPTQEEDGKNPSTGQYQSAPPTPYIDELQMITQLLSSYSGIPPSWFGFHTDNPPSAEGQRALEARNVKMSERRCTSYSGPMDADVAFIVQSILAQRSEEAAVPTPEFMAAVSSRWRDPATPTVAAATDAVTKQIEVGALARNSVVALERMGYSDADIRRIQQEWSQESFRELLMLASKKELPADPLAEELARQRTE; this is encoded by the coding sequence ATGACGGTCCCTGTGGTGATGTCGAGCGGTCTCACCGAGGACGAGGCACGCCTGATTGGTCGGCTGCAGCATGATCTGGCGTCGTACCGGAAGAAGAACGTCACGAAGTGGCGTTACTACGACGGCGATGTCGAGCTGAAGAACATGGAGATCGCGGTCCCGTCGAATCTGGTCAACGTTGACGCGTCGATTGGCTGGGGTGGGGTCATTGTCGACGCCCTGGAGGAGCGCATTGACTGGCTCGGCTGGACTGCCGACGAGGATCAGGCGGACGGGCTGCAGGCTGTCGCGCGAGAGAACCGGCTGTCTACGGAGTTCAACAAGGTCAAACTCGATTCGCTCGTCACCGGCGTCGGTTTCCTAGAGGTCACTGCCGGTGGTGCGGGGGAGCCGGATGTGATCATCAACGCAGTGTCATCCTCTGACGCGACATATCTGTGGGATGATCGCGCGAACCGTGTGTCGGCGGGTCTGGTGATGAAGCAGGGCCCGGAGGGGGAGGACCTGTTGACGTTGTATCTGCCGGATATGACGGTGACGGTGGTGCGTGAGCATGGCGAGTCCAGGGTGACGCGTCATGTGCATAACCGTGGCCGGTGTGGGCTGGTGGCGTTTCCGAACAAGTCGCGCGCCGGGCGCACTCGCGGCCAGTCTGAGTTGACGAAGCCGGTGCGGTACGCGATTGATCATGCGCAGCGCACGATTTTGGAGATGGAGTACAACCGCGAGATTTACACGACGCCGCAGAAGTGGTTCGCGAATATCCTGCCGGAGGATTTGGGTTTCGACCCGGAGTCTGACGCTGAGATGTCGGAGTTTGAGCGGATTAAGAAGGGCTTCGATGTTGCGATGACTCGGGCGGTGATTCTTCCGACTCAGGAGGAGGATGGGAAGAATCCGTCGACTGGGCAGTATCAGTCGGCGCCGCCGACGCCGTACATCGACGAGTTGCAGATGATCACGCAGCTGCTGTCGTCGTATTCCGGTATTCCGCCGTCGTGGTTTGGGTTTCATACGGATAATCCGCCGTCGGCGGAGGGGCAGCGCGCGCTCGAGGCTCGTAACGTGAAGATGTCGGAGCGACGATGCACGTCCTATTCCGGCCCAATGGACGCGGATGTGGCGTTTATTGTGCAGTCGATTTTGGCTCAGCGGTCCGAGGAGGCTGCGGTGCCGACGCCGGAGTTTATGGCTGCGGTGTCGTCGCGGTGGCGTGACCCGGCGACGCCGACGGTTGCTGCTGCGACGGATGCGGTCACGAAGCAGATCGAGGTCGGCGCACTGGCGCGTAATTCCGTTGTGGCGTTGGAGCGGATGGGTTATTCGGATGCTGATATTCGTCGGATTCAGCAGGAGTGGTCGCAGGAGTCGTTCCGTGAGCTTTTGATGCTGGCGTCGAAGAAGGAGTTGCCGGCTGATCCGCTTGCGGAGGAGTTGGCGCGGCAGCGCACTGAGTAG
- a CDS encoding major capsid protein: MALWTDVADPQELTVVAREAARDREKRDEFNLAQFLPNEHTLSQTVTLEAGENGFVEAAEYRAYDAETPIGGRGEGSRRIVFELPPLGQKRRVSEYNQLMFLGEGGESAIRTAIGKAAVLRGQAVADRMELERGRVLVSGKAAINENGFIVDSDFGRDEDLTVTAGTKWGEASADPVQDILDWAEAYSDANGEAPAYIVASTKAIGALAKYNGFLPKDSIRRRASFDEINALLESEGLPQLVKYDRRVRVNGVAERVIPEDTLLFLPDAAAGLGKTFWGTTLESLDPKYGIQTEDRPGIVAGAYQDEDPRGVWVKAAAIGMPALADANLAMAATVL, from the coding sequence ATGGCTCTTTGGACTGATGTTGCAGACCCGCAGGAGCTGACGGTTGTCGCGCGCGAAGCCGCCCGCGATCGCGAAAAGCGTGACGAGTTCAACCTGGCGCAGTTCCTGCCCAACGAGCACACGCTCTCCCAGACCGTCACCCTTGAGGCCGGTGAGAACGGTTTCGTGGAGGCCGCTGAGTACCGCGCCTACGACGCAGAGACCCCGATCGGTGGCCGTGGTGAGGGCAGCCGTCGGATCGTGTTCGAGTTGCCGCCGCTCGGTCAGAAGCGTCGAGTGTCTGAGTACAACCAGTTGATGTTCCTCGGCGAGGGTGGCGAGTCCGCTATCCGCACCGCCATCGGTAAGGCGGCGGTGCTGCGTGGCCAGGCTGTTGCTGACCGCATGGAGCTCGAGCGTGGTCGTGTGCTGGTGTCCGGCAAGGCCGCGATCAACGAGAACGGTTTCATTGTCGATTCCGATTTTGGTCGTGACGAGGATCTGACTGTCACCGCGGGCACGAAGTGGGGCGAGGCGAGCGCCGATCCGGTGCAGGACATTCTGGACTGGGCTGAGGCATACTCCGATGCCAACGGCGAGGCCCCGGCGTACATCGTCGCCTCCACCAAGGCGATCGGAGCGCTGGCGAAGTACAACGGCTTCCTGCCGAAGGACTCCATCCGTCGCCGCGCGTCGTTCGACGAGATCAACGCGCTGCTCGAGTCCGAGGGTCTGCCGCAGCTGGTGAAGTATGACCGCCGCGTCCGCGTCAACGGCGTGGCCGAGCGCGTCATCCCGGAGGACACCCTGCTGTTCCTGCCGGACGCCGCCGCCGGTCTGGGCAAGACCTTCTGGGGCACCACCCTGGAGTCCCTGGACCCGAAGTACGGCATCCAGACCGAGGACCGCCCGGGCATTGTTGCCGGTGCGTACCAGGACGAGGATCCGCGCGGCGTGTGGGTCAAGGCTGCCGCCATCGGTATGCCGGCGCTCGCAGACGCGAACCTCGCGATGGCCGCAACCGTTCTCTAA
- a CDS encoding terminase large subunit, producing the protein MSSVPAPQDRLVTLPEGLPELTLGYEALVWAGTYLRHTNGMRAGKHWEFSREQARFVLWFYAVDENGRWLFDRGDRRLAKGSGKSPFAAVMALIELLAPVRFDRFDPDVPGGCVGKPVNMPWVQIAAVSLDQTENTMRHVRAMVAPQRAPELHRDYDLDVGKTQIFVAPEGKLEVITSSAATAEGAEVTCVIGDELEHWTPSNSGVELHNTLVDNLTKSGSRFIGTLNAWKPGIGSVGESVFDDWVAQESGMAKAKTRILYDARIAPPDTDLADEESLRAGLEFVYADAPWADIEAMISRIWKTSSKVDDSKRKYLNWPTASSDSWVDPQDWAQMARPGVVPADGEDVVLFFDGSMSNDHTALIGARMDDGHIFTVGVWAPTQDTPDDRPMIDYEVVDAAVDRAHKRWSVVAFFADVREWEAYVHNIWPERYKSEYRLWASTGGRKAAPIAWDMRSHDYDFTQASELVEQEIRQHLFTHDGDSRLTQHVLNMRRHEGRFGIVPRKESRKSLKKIDAGVCMIGARMVWVLAKQKAKKKRSGKRRKAVLL; encoded by the coding sequence ATGAGTAGTGTGCCTGCCCCACAGGATCGACTTGTCACGCTGCCGGAGGGGTTACCGGAGTTAACGCTTGGCTATGAGGCTTTGGTGTGGGCGGGTACGTACCTGCGGCACACGAACGGCATGCGGGCTGGGAAACATTGGGAGTTCTCTCGCGAGCAGGCCCGGTTCGTGTTGTGGTTCTACGCCGTTGATGAGAACGGCCGTTGGTTGTTCGACCGTGGTGACCGTCGTCTGGCGAAGGGGTCCGGCAAGTCGCCATTCGCCGCTGTGATGGCGTTGATCGAATTGCTCGCCCCGGTGCGGTTCGACCGGTTCGACCCGGACGTGCCCGGCGGGTGTGTCGGCAAGCCGGTGAATATGCCGTGGGTGCAGATCGCCGCGGTGTCGCTTGACCAGACGGAGAACACTATGCGGCACGTGCGCGCGATGGTGGCGCCTCAGCGGGCGCCGGAGTTGCACCGCGACTACGACCTCGACGTCGGCAAGACCCAGATTTTCGTTGCGCCGGAAGGCAAGCTTGAGGTCATCACGTCCTCGGCGGCGACCGCCGAGGGCGCTGAGGTTACTTGTGTTATCGGCGACGAGTTGGAGCACTGGACACCGTCAAACAGCGGCGTGGAGTTGCATAACACGCTGGTGGATAACTTGACGAAGTCCGGTAGCCGGTTCATCGGCACGTTGAACGCGTGGAAGCCCGGTATCGGCTCGGTGGGAGAGTCTGTTTTCGACGACTGGGTTGCCCAGGAGTCGGGCATGGCGAAGGCGAAGACCCGCATTTTGTACGACGCGCGGATCGCGCCGCCGGATACGGACCTGGCGGACGAGGAGTCGTTGCGCGCCGGGCTCGAGTTCGTCTATGCGGACGCGCCGTGGGCTGACATCGAGGCGATGATCTCGCGTATCTGGAAGACGTCGTCGAAGGTGGATGATTCGAAGCGGAAGTATTTGAACTGGCCGACCGCGTCGTCGGATTCGTGGGTGGACCCGCAGGATTGGGCGCAGATGGCCCGGCCTGGTGTGGTGCCGGCCGACGGTGAGGACGTGGTGCTGTTTTTCGACGGCTCGATGTCGAACGACCACACCGCGCTGATCGGCGCGCGGATGGACGACGGCCACATCTTCACTGTGGGGGTGTGGGCGCCGACGCAGGACACCCCGGATGATCGCCCGATGATCGACTACGAGGTTGTCGACGCGGCTGTCGACCGGGCGCATAAGCGCTGGAGCGTGGTCGCGTTTTTCGCGGACGTGCGCGAGTGGGAAGCCTACGTGCACAACATCTGGCCGGAGCGCTACAAGAGCGAGTACCGGCTGTGGGCGTCGACAGGTGGGCGTAAGGCTGCGCCGATCGCGTGGGATATGCGCTCGCACGACTACGACTTCACCCAAGCGTCGGAACTTGTCGAACAGGAAATCCGCCAGCACTTGTTTACCCATGACGGTGATTCGCGGTTGACGCAGCACGTGCTGAACATGCGCCGGCATGAGGGGCGGTTCGGCATTGTGCCGCGCAAGGAGTCGCGCAAGTCATTGAAGAAGATCGACGCCGGTGTGTGCATGATCGGCGCGCGGATGGTGTGGGTGCTGGCGAAGCAGAAGGCGAAGAAGAAACGTAGCGGTAAGCGGAGAAAGGCGGTGCTGTTATGA